A window of Trichoderma atroviride chromosome 3, complete sequence contains these coding sequences:
- a CDS encoding uncharacterized protein (BUSCO:EOG092D02YC~TransMembrane:1 (o1101-1121i)) has protein sequence MNSQNLHGHGGSAPYDRDRDMDERHRAIQQHEEMARRDQERDRERERERDSERYPPAPHQSSAGSIPIHQPVASRISGAIHSPGGLLANHNGNAPPIPLGAPSGPLGNFGGPLQGEHGRPMQHGGPGGANGQHQMFASISHTQPPPNGSQAAPGGGIFGGPLQPQHQPEGGRGGQQNASMVGVAPGGHQIPGGITQGQQPILNDALTYLDQVKVQFHDQPDVYNRFLDIMKDFKSQAIDTPGVINRVSELFAGHPNLIQGFNTFLPPGYRIECGAGNDPNTIRVTTPMGTTVQSIAGRGPQPEGHGLAVGGGQPLFPERGNQWQQRPQHNIESPEATFSTPVQNGANLFVQAATQSGAFEGPGSHQQRNPSQMQGNAGPPSGPNARNAHTPLPTSGPGAANGGAANPANMERRGPVEFNHAISYVNKIKNRFQDKPEIYKQFLEILQTYQREQKPIQDVYAQVTTLFNSAPDLLEDFKQFLPESAGQARAPPGRPEDGTAAGSAHTPQPGLRDGQKMPPLGSFAPPVSAGKDTKKRPRTDKQTPTPGALLPEPPVATRIPPQTLNGSKRPKLSHARGSGDAGSIEPTLTPVMPEPYPPRSPATSNQEEIAFFERVKKFLSNRSAMNEFLKLCNLFSQNIIDKNTLYHKGALFISANPELMTFWKAFVGVDSQDVVIDNRPAPPLEKVSLSNCRGYGPSYRLLPKRERLKPCSGRDELCNSVLNDEWASHPTWASEDSGFVAHRKNQFEEGLHRIEEERHDYDFNIEANLKCIQLLEPIAQQMLAMSPSEREAFHMPSALAGQSTSIFKRICKKIYGERGIDVVNDMYTHPFDVIPVLLARMKQKDEEWRFSQREWEKVWHAQTHNMHLKSLDHMGILVKSTDKRNLTAKHLVDVIKTKHEEQRRERILKGKAPRHQFVWDFKDKDVVLDLLRLMMLYSMHNGQHSGQEKERILDFFETFVPAFFDLSEDIVQERVPKMQPESGEEEIEDQTPAELTNGRSRRNGKKGDLLRGVLDPGRNGSKPRNQKEDSAASGSKETTPEVGSANEEEMADVNDDAAVTEVSNERWMPTIPKPVVVGDSDNALLDADGELKADGFFTRPWYNFFCNQTMFVFFSIFQTVYSRLLDIKDSKDAVAFAIDRLNKPKPARDLGFTENHMTFFDPNEEPSKFWPKTLELIEDYITGEIDENRYQDVMRHYYLKNGWKLYTIQDLLKTLCRLALTCKSLDAKEKTPDLIQQYLLSREKRRD, from the exons ATGAACAGCCAGAATCTAcacggccacggcggcagcgcGCCGTACGACCGAGATCGCGATATGGATGAACGACATCGCGCCATCCAACAGCACGAAGAAATGGCTCGCCGCGACCAAGAACGAGACAGAGAGCGCGAGCGAGAACGAGACAGCGAGCGTTACCCGCCGGCACCGCACCAGAGCAGCGCCGGCTCAATTCCCATTCACCAGCCGGTGGCCTCGCGGATCTCCGGTGCTATACACAGTCCCGGAGGGCTGCTCGCGAATCATAATGGCAACGCGCCGCCCATTCCGCTCGGCGCTCCGTCGGGACCGCTGGGTAACTTTGGCGGGCCTTTGCAGGGCGAGCATGGACGGCCGATGCAGCATGGCGGACCGGGCGGTGCCAACGGGCAACACCAGATGTTCGCATCGATTTCTCATACACAACCACCTCCCAACGGCTCCCAGGCGGCGCCGGGCGGCGGTATCTTTGGTGGGCCTTTACAGCCGCAACACCAACCAGAGGGAGGACGCGGAGGCCAACAGAATGCGTCGATGGTTGGCGTGGCTCCTGGTGGGCACCAGATTCCCGGTGGCATCACTCAGGGTCAGCAGCCTATTCTGAAT GATGCTCTCACCTATCTCGACCAAGTCAAGGTGCAATTTCACGACCAACCTGACGTTTACAACAGATTCCTCGACATTATGAAAGATTTCAAAAGCCAGGC TATTGATACACCCGGTGTTATTAACCGTGTTTCTGAGCTGTTCGCTGGTCACCCAAATCTGATCCAAGGCTTCAATACGTTTTTGCCTCCTGGATATAGAATTGAGTGCGGAGCCGGCAATGACCCGAATACTATCCGAGTCACTACCCCCATGGGAACTACAGTCCAGTCTATCGCTGGACGGGGACCACAGCCTGAAGGACATGGACTTGCTGTTGGAGGCGGCCAGCCATTATTTCCTGAGCGCGGAAACCAATGGCAACAAAGGCCTCAGCACAATATTGAGAGCCCAGAGGCTACCTTTAGTACTCCAGTGCAGAATGGCGCAAATCTGTTTGTCCAGGCAGCAACCCAAAGCGGCGCGTTTGAAGGTCCAGGAAGTCACCAGCAACGCAATCCTTCCCAGATGCAGGGAAATGCAGGCCCGCCTAGCGGACCAAATGCAAGGAATGCCCACACTCCATTGCCTACATCTGGCCCTGGTGCAGCCAATGGCGGTGCGGCTAACCCAGCAAATATGGAACGTCGTGGCCCTGTTGAGTTTAACCACGCTATCAGCTATGTAAACAAAATCAAG AACCGCTTCCAGGATAAGCCTGAGATCTATAAACAGTTTCTCGAAATTCTACAGACTTACCAAAGAGAACAAAAGCCGATACAAGATGTCTATGCTCAAGTGACTACTCTCTTCAACTCGGCACCTGATCTCTTAGAGGACTTTAAGCAGTTTTTGCCAGAGTCTGCGGGCCAAGCCAGAGCACCGCCAGGCCGCCCAGAAGATGGCACCGCTGCTGGATCTGCACACACCCCTCAGCCAGGACTGAGAGATGGACAGAAGATGCCTCCTTTGGGAAGCTTTGCGCCACCAGTCAGCGCAGGCAAAGATACCAAGAAGCGGCCACGCACTGACAAGCAGACCCCTACTCCTGGTGCTCTTCTCCCAGAACCTCCCGTTGCGACCCGAATTCCTCCTCAAACTTTGAACGGTAGCAAGCGACCGAAGCTGAGCCATGCCAGAGGCAGCGGAGACGCTGGTTCCATCGAGCCTACCCTTACGCCTGTCATGCCTGAGCCTTATCCTCCTCGCTCTCCCGCTACATCAAACCAGGAGGAAATTGCCTTCTTTGAGAGGGTTAAGAAGTTCCTTAGCAATCGGTCTGCGATGAACGAGTTTCTCAAACTCTGCAACCTTTTTAGCCAAAATATCATTGACAAGAACACTTTATACCACAAAGGTGCTCTTTTCATCAGCGCAAACCCAGAGCTGATGACTTTTTGGAAAGCCTTTGTCGGCGTCGACTCTCAAGATGTGGTTATCGATAATagaccagcgccgccgcTAGAGAAGGTCTCTTTGAGCAATTGTCGTGGCTACGGGCCTAGCTACAGGCTCCTCCCAAAGAGG GAACGACTCAAGCCTTGCAGTGGCCGCGATGAGCTCTGCAACTCGGTTCTAAACGACGAGTGGGCTTCGCACCCGACTTGGGCCAGCGAGGATTCCGGATTTGTTGCTCATCGCAAAAATCAGTTTGAAGAGGGCCTTCACCGCATCGAAGAGGAGCGCCATGATTACGATTTTAACATTGAAGCCAATCTGAAATGCATTCAACTCCTGGAGCCTATTGCTCAGCAGATGCTTGCAATGTCGCCATCTGAAAGAGAGGCGTTCCACATGCCCTCTGCTCTTGCCGGCCAAAGCACTTCCATATTCAAGCGCATTTGCAAGAAGATTTATGGAGAGCGCGGCATCGACGTTGTCAATGACATGTACACGCATCCATTTGATGTGATACCCGTACTCTTGGCTCGCATGAAACAAAAGGATGAAGAGTGGCGGTTCTCTCAGCGAGAATGGGAAAAAGTGTGGCACGCTCAAACGCATAACATGCACCTCAAGAGTTTGGATCACATGGGCATCCTCGTCAAGTCAACGGACAAGAGAAATCTGACGGCGAAGCATCTGGTAGATGTCATCAAGACCAAGCACGAGGAGCAACGTCGCGAGCGCATTCTAAAGGGGAAGGCGCCTCGTCACCAATTTGTTTGGGAtttcaaggacaaggacgttGTTCTCGATCTTTTGCGCCTCATGATGCTCTATAGCATGCATAATGGTCAGCACAGCGGCCAAGAGAAGGAACGCATCTTGGACTTTTTTGAGACGTTCGTCCCGGCCTTTTTTGATCTCTCAGAGGACATCGTCCAGGAGAGAGTCCCAAAGATGCAACCCGAATCTGGCgaagaggagattgaagaccAGACGCCGGCTGAATTGACCAACGGCCGCAGTCGCCGCAATGGAAAGAAGGGCGATCTCCTTAGAGGGGTCCTCGACCCTGGCCGAAACGGCAGCAAACCACGAAACCAGAAAGAGGACAGCGCGGCCTCTGGCAGCAAAGAGACCACTCCTGAAGTTGGATCTGCcaacgaagaagagatggcCGATGTTAATGACGACGCCGCTGTCACTGAGGTATCGAATGAGCGATGGATGCCTACTATTCCTAAGCCAGTGGTCGTTGGTGACAGCGATAATGCTCtccttgatgctgatggagagCTCAAAGCCGACGGCTTCTTCACTCGCCCGTGGTACAACTTTTTCTGCAACCAGACCatgtttgttttcttcagcatcttccaaACAGTCTACTCTCGACTCCTGGATATCAAGGACAGCAAAGACGCTGTTGCTTTTGCGATTGATCGACTCAACAAGCCTAAGCCTGCTAGAGATCTAGGTTTTACAGAGAACCACATGACATTCTTTGATCCCAACGAAGAGCCTTCTAAATTTTGGCCCAAGACTCTGGAGCTTATCGAGGACTATATTACAGGAGAAATTGATGAAAACCGATACCAAGATGTCATGCGGCACTATTATTTGAAAAACGGCTGGAAGCTGTACACTATTCAAGATCTGCTCAAGACGCTTTGTCGTCTGGCTCTGACCTGCAAGAGTCTGGACGCTAAAGAGAAGACACCAGATCTCATTCAGCAGTATCTGCTGAGccgagaaaaaagaagagactaG
- a CDS encoding uncharacterized protein (EggNog:ENOG41~BUSCO:EOG092D406X) yields the protein MAAAALDNANPIILSASQLPTRHRRSAPRKGPDCRYSDLILSKPSYMSRPFLQDDDAQYQHDTAAAVAWSRFGSGAGGADDNLSAEAIDEQEIYDLISNITDPEHPVSLGQLSVINLPDIHITPSPALGVPSPNTIVQVTVELTPTVTHCSLATVLGLGVRVRLEQVLPPNYRVEVICKENSHSQDDQVNKQLSDKERVAAALENDSLKSVLDKMLESCIDN from the exons atggctgctgcggctctGGACAATGCCAACCCCATCATTCTGAGCGCCTCGCAGCTCCCAACCCGGCACAGGCGGTCCGCTCCGCGCAAGGGCCCCGACTGCAGATACTCGGACCTGATCCTCTCCAAGCCGTCGTACATGTCTCGGCCCTTTTTgcaagacgacgatgcccaGTATCAGCATGATACAGCGGCGGCTGTGGCGTGGTCCCGCTTCGGTTCCGGCGCAGGAGGTGCAGATGACAATCTCTCGGCCGAGGCTATCGACGAGCAGGAGATCTACG ATCTTATTTCCAACATCACGGACCCTGAACACCCTGTTTCCTTGGGCCAGCTATCTGTCATCAATCTTCCCGATATTCACATTACTCCCTCTCCGGCTCTCGGCGTGCCAAGCCCAAACACCATCGTGCAGGTCACTGTTGAACTAACCCCTACCGTCACCCACTGCTCCCTCGCTACCGTGCTTGGACTTGGTGTTAGAGTCCGGCTGGAGCAGGTCCTGCCCCCGAATTACCGCGTTGAAGTTATCTGCAAGGAAAACAGCCATAGCCAGGATGATCAGGTGAACAAGCAGCTTAGCGACAAGGAGCGTGTTGCGGCGGCTCTGGAGAATGACTCGCTAAAGAGCGTCTTGGACAAGATGCTAGAGTCTTGCATAGATAATTAA
- a CDS encoding uncharacterized protein (EggNog:ENOG41), with protein sequence MSSTDPSVRRILPQESQSAQAMGMNSYTFAPQQYPQRETQKNYVFVDEHNRHKRLKVMRACEGCRRRKIKCDAATTNTWPCSACIRLKLHCVRPNGYDGAADSTTYETFVPSGNQFQQMAMPPHAQGQASLKPESDVYAPQAGYPDAASASFQTLPYNASQSQHDIHYTSVAPPMALMDQQVAPQDAFPTPPTLQQSSQPGGLKMSEIGTAPYLRNKSSFRHEDPAVEEDDGYGNLPPISIGAGHRIRIPPELMPDDGNAIHYFDLYFTHVHPYVPVLNRSMFYRQWATARDSISPLILEALFAIGGRLADEPAQGQQWLALASRHADAFMDVPRLSTLQALLMILKAREAAPKRGYYYRSWMTVVQCVQMAKDLGLEEHYEEHKAGRPCEYASNPTECQLRTRIWQTVFICEVMVGGPQGRYNMAVDIESVDFNVPKPIPGGDDAEYLISRNFTYFARNVRNIAKITSIYVRLKNRKDWGIDPEFQQMDHAFSQFLAEIPADLSVTFPPDGSAPWLPSPFLGNIHSYYYLTLILFHRPQLSFFDPTTQEAQWKHHMMICYNSARALCRLQEAVINSFGVMGLQCMQRGFSLAVYAGLSCIVLHLVAIVSPDPDLHTDAREFFARHMRIMETVMEAWPMPELRRQIDAVREAFSADIRKPFVLKPSFPYGSPHPSHSASPPAFRGMERAGSMEQVLDTSGTQTVSYISHPISPPISTGGLDSKSDSPSAQSLVMMPQTVGPGMPPNMTMPEQPAWNPAKIFEQWNTTFGTPAHTEPNPVSPASSLNIASSSGAPEIPSLDDIQAVNSSLPPGSQHSISPQQYAAAPVPNFVTPAMWQESVANVYEGGLKRSWDYDGVTPAMKRR encoded by the exons ATGTCTTCCACCGACCCTTCTGTGCGGCGCATCTTGCCGCAGGAGTCCCAGAGCGCCCAGGCCATGGGCATGAACAGCTATACGTTTGCGCCTCAGCAATACCCCCAGAGGGAAACCCAGAAGA ACTATGTCTTTGTTGACGAGCACAATCGCCACAAGCGGCTCAAAG TGATGAGAGCTTGCGAAGGCTGTCGACGCCGAAAGATCAAATGTGATGCGGCCACCACAAATACCTGGCCTTGTTCTGCCTGCATCCGACTTAAACTTCACTGCGTTCGCCCAAATGGCTACGATGGCGCCGCTGATTCGACGACATACGAGACTTTTGTCCCTTCCGGAAACCAATTCcagcagatggcgatgccaccGCATGCACAGGGTCAAGCTTCCCTGAAGCCAGAGTCCGACGTCTACGCGCCGCAGGCCGGCTACCCTGACGCAGCCTCGGCTTCCTTCCAAACCCTGCCTTATAACGCCTCGCAGTCTCAGCACGATATTCACTACACCTCAGTTGCCCCGCCAATGGCCCTGATGGACCAACAGGTCGCGCCTCAGGATGCATTCCCAACGCCGCCTACATTACAGCAGTCGTCGCAGCCGG GTGGCCTCAAGATGAGTGAGATTGGAACCG CACCCTACCTGAGAAATAAGTCGTCCTTTAGACATGAGGATCCGGCcgttgaggaagatgatggctaCGGCAATCTACCTCCCATCTCAATCGGCGCCGGCCATAGGATTCGCATCCCGCCCGAACTGATGCCGGATGACGGAAATGCGATTCACTATTTCGACCTTTACTTTACCCACGTCCATCCCTATGTTCCCGTGTTGAACCGGTCAATGTTCTACCGCCAATGGGCTACTGCTAGGGATTCAATCTCCCCGCTAATCCTTGAGGCTCTGTTTGCCATTGGAGGACGACTGGCAGATGAGCCAGCGCAGGGCCAACAGTGGTTGGCGCTAGCATCAA GACATGCCGATGCTTTTATGGATGTTCCCCGACTTAGCACCCTTCAAGCGCTACTGATGATTCTCAAGGCTCGGGAGGCCGCGCCGAAGAGAGGCTACTACTACCGCTCATGGATGACCGTTGTGCAGTGCGTTCAGATGGCCAAGGATCTTGGGCTTGAGGAGCATTATGAGGAGCACAAAGCCGGCCGGCCTTGCGAATATGCAAGCAATCCCACTGAATGTCAGCTGCGAACGCGGATCTGGCAGACAGTCTTTATTTGCGAGGTCATGGTGGGAGGTCCTCAAG GTCGATATAACATGGCTGTGGACATTGAGTCTGTAGATTTCAACGTGCCGAAGCCCATTCCTGGCGGGGACGACGCCGAATATCTCATCTCGCGCAACTTCACCTACTTTGCCCGCAATGTGCGAAATATTGCAAAGATCACTAGCATCTATGTGCGCTTAAAGAACAGAAAAGACTGGGGAATCGATCCCGAATTCCAGCAAATGGACCATGCTTTTAGCCAGTTCTTAGCAGAGATTCCCGCTGATCTGAGTGTCACATTTCCACCGGACGGCTCGGCGCCCTggctgccatcgccattcCTCGGCAACATTCACTCATATTACTATCTGACTCTGATCTTGTTCCACCGGCCCCAGTTATCGTTTTTCGATCCAACGACCCAGGAGGCGCAATGGAAACACCACATGATGATTTGCTACAATTCCGCCCGAGCTCTCTGCCGCCTGCAAGAGGCCGTCATCAACTCATTCGGAGTCATGGGGTTACAGTGCATGCAGCGCGGTTTTAGCTTGGCTGTCTATGCTGGACTTTCATGCATTGTGCTTCATCTA GTAGCGATTGTCTCTCCAGATCCCGATCTTCACACGGACGCACGAGAATTCTTTGCCCGCCACATGCGGATTATGGAAACGGTGATGGAGGCGTGGCCCATGCCGGAATTGCGAAGACAGATCGACGCCGTCCGGGAGGCCTTTTCCGCTGACATTAGGAAGCCTTTTGTTCTCAAGCCATCTTTCCCATACGGAAGCCCCCATCCGTCTCATAGTGCCAGCCCCCCAGCGTTCCGCGGCATGGAGCGCGCCGGTTCTATGGAACAAGTTCTGGATACGAGCGGCACCCAAACAGTCAGTTATATAAGCCATCCCATATCACCTCCAATATCTACCGGCGGTCTGGACAGTAAGAGTGACTCCCCATCTGCACAGTCACTTGTTATGATGCCACAAACGGTTGGCCCCGGCATGCCACCAAACATGACCATGCCGGAGCAGCCAGCTTGGAATCCTGCAAAGATTTTTGA ACAATGGAACACCACATTTGGTACGCCTGCTCATACAGAGCCCAATCCTGTTTCCCCGGCCAGCTCTCTGAACATTGCTTCGTCCTCAGGTGCACCCGAGATTCCTTCACTTGATGATATTCAGGCTGTAAACTCCTCGTTGCCGCCCGGCTCACAACACAGCATCTCCCCACAACAATATGCGGCTGCGCCTGTGCCGAACTTCGTCACGCCCGCTATGTGGCAGGAATCTGTAGCCAACGTATACGAAGGCGGCCTCAAGCGCTCATGGGACTACGACGGAGTCACTCCAGCTATGAAGCGCCGCTAG
- a CDS encoding uncharacterized protein (EggNog:ENOG41~TransMembrane:2 (i100-125o137-162i)) has translation MFSLRLCSKKPFASLTSLSSPSGLINRQNLIRARHLQPIESKCLFRRCYAQLPKKPISKPNLSAVEQAKQQAKVAAANVGSKHYDIAERLLIYHAGTGRITFLAMVKVTTLFLGAFFTFVVVPGYIKAEKPEWETVGVALCGLIPLIFVAYTTSPFVTHIYIHLPPAARTSRPVLERFIHSALPPLDGAYPHDHERHRKASLQHHASGPPASIEPAVWHCKLRARRRGRNGGE, from the exons ATGTTTTCACTAAGATTATGTAGTAAAAAACCATTCGCCTCACTCACCAGCCTCTCGTCGCCATCTGGCCTCATCAATCGGCAAAATCTCATCCGAGCTCGCCACCTACAGCCCATTGAAAGCAAATGTCTCTTCCGGCGATGCTACGCCCAACTACCCAAAAAGCCCATCTCAAAACCGAATCTCTCAGCAGTTGAACAGGCCAAGCAGCAGGCAAAAGTCGCCGCTGCTAATGTTGGGTCTAAGCACTACG ATATTGCTGAGAGACTGCTCATCTATCATGCGGGTACGGGGAGGATAACGTTTCTGGCCATGGTCAAGGTGACGACGTTGTTTCTCGGAGCGTTTTTTACGTTTGTTGTTGTTCCAGGATATatcaaggccgagaagcCAGAGTGGGAGACTGTAGGAG TTGCTCTTTGCGGCCTCATCcctctcatcttcgtcgcatACACCACATCTCCCTTTGTCACTCACATTTACATCCACCTCCCTCCAGCCGCACGCACCAGCCGCCCCGTCCTCGAGCGCTTCATCCACAGCGCTCTGCCCCCCCTCGACGGAGCTTACCCTCACGACCATGAGCGCCATCGCAAAGCCTCGCTACAGCACCATGCAAGCGGGCCACCTGCGTCCATCGAACCGGCGGTTTGGCATTGTAAACTACGTGCGAGACGCCGAGGACGCAATGGCGGAGAATGA
- a CDS encoding uncharacterized protein (EggNog:ENOG41), translating to MAVPPKFAAHKLEFAPPAASSSSVPHANHTFELYLDYCCPFSAKIFKTLTTQVFPVIRDNSVWANSLAVVFRQQVQPWHPSSTLMHETGLAVLRLAPDKFWAFSTELFAVQTEFYDISVVNETRNQTYRRLAKVAAKVGVSEDEVYKLLAIPEKAGEDGSLNSGNAVTNDLKVVTKMNRLIGVHVTPTVVFDGVVQDTSSGWTLDQWKEFFTKNIG from the coding sequence ATGGCTGTCCCTCCCAAGTTTGCAGCCCACAAGCTCGAATTCGCCCCGCCGGCCGCTTCAAGCTCGTCGGTCCCGCACGCAAATCACACCTTTGAGCTCTACCTCGACTACTGCTGTCCCTTCTCTGCAAAGATTTTCAAAACTCTCACCACGCAGGTTTTCCCAGTCATTCGCGACAACTCCGTCTGGGCCAACAgcctcgccgtcgtcttcCGCCAGCAGGTGCAGCCATGGCACCCCTCTTCGACGCTGATGCACGAGACTGGCCTCGCGGTGCTGCGTCTGGCCCCCGACAAGTTCTGGGCGTTTAGTACCGAGCTATTCGCAGTGCAGACCGAGTTCTACGACATCAGTGTCGTCAACGAGACTCGGAACCAGACTTACCGTCGCCTGGCCAAGGTCGCCGCCAAGGTTGGTGTCAGTGAGGATGAGGTCTACAAGCTGTTGGCCATTCCCGAGAAAGCCGGCGAGGACGGATCGCTGAACAGTGGCAATGCCGTGACCAACGACTTGAAGGTTGTCACCAAGATGAACCGCCTGATTGGCGTCCACGTTACTCCTACAGTGGTTTTTGATGGAGTGGTTCAGGATACGAGCTCTGGGTGGACGCTGGACCAGTGGAAGGAGTTTTTCACCAAGAACATTGGTTAA